In Saccharicrinis carchari, the DNA window TCGCTGTTCAGCTTTTTGGGCCGTACAAAAGGTGATGGCATAGCGGGTGCCACGGTTAAATTCCAAGACAGCACCGTAGTGGAGGTGTTTATTAACAACAAAGCGCTGGACGTTTCAAAAAAATACATGCTGGCTACTTCTGATTATCTGGCCGATGGTGGCGACCATTATCAAATGATAACCCGGCCTTTGCATAGAGAAAATACCAATTTAAAATTACGTGAGGTTATAATGCATAGTATCCAGGAAAAAAACCGAGCCGGTGAGGTGTTGAAAGCAGCTACAGACGGACGCATTGTTTTTAATTAAATTGGGAGATATGAACAAGGATAGAAGAAGATTTTTAAAAACCATGGCTTTAAGCTCGGTCGCCGGTTTACTGGGCTTACCCGCCTGTCGGGTGGGAAATGAAAAGCAGGCTGTGCTTACTGTGTTGCATACCAACGATTTGCATAGTCACATTGATCCCTTCCCTGATAATAAAGGTAAATATGCCGGAAAAGGAGGTTTTGCACGTAGGTTTGCACTAATCAAACAAGTGCGCCGAGCAAACCCTAACGTTCTTTTGTTAGATTCGGGGGATATCTTTCAGGGTACGCCCTACTTTAATTTTTATGGGGGCGAGCTGGAAATTAAGCTGATGAGCGACATGCAATACGATGCCTCTACCCTTGGAAATCACGAGTTTGACAATGGTAGCGCTCATCTGGCCGAACAAATTAAAAAAGCAAAATTCCCGTTTATCAACAGCAACTACAATTTTAAAAATTCACCCTTGAATGGGTTGATCAGTCCGTATAAGATATTTAAAAAAGGCCCCTTAAAAATAGGGGTAATAGGTTTGGGTATTGAGCTGGATGGTCTGGTTACCCCACAAAATTTTCTGGGAACGGAGTATTTAGATGCGATAAGCACGGGAGATAAAACAGCCGAGCTACTTAAAAAGGCCGAAAAATGTCACTTAATCATTGCTTTATCGCATTTGGGCTACCGGTACAAAAATGACAAAATAAGCGATGTTGTTGTTGCAAAAAACACAAAGTATATAGATGTTATTTTGGGAGGACACACCCATACCTTTATGGATGAGCCGGTGATTATTGCCAACAAAAAAAATAAAGAAGTAATCATTAACCAAACCGGTTGGGGGGGAATTAACCTGGGGCGTATGGATTTTGTTTTTGACCAACAAAAGCAAGATGCTAAACTGCTTTCACATGCCCTTTTGTAAGCCCTTAAACGATACAAAAACAGCTATTTATGAAAATTCCAATTGAACCATTAACGCTCGATACGCTCCGTAACCTGAAAGAACATAATGACTGGAACGATCATTTTAGGCTGGTGGTTTATCCCCGGATTTTGTTTTGGTTAGGCCTAAAAAAGCAGTTCGAGGAGTATGCATCGTTGGACTGGAAAATACACTTTACGCCTGATAACATGTTCAATAACTTTGTTTCGATGCACGTAAAGGATCCCCGGCATGTTTTTAATTTCCATTTTCAGATTCCTCTGGTCGAAAAGCTGTCCTTCAATTTATTTCTGGGCGACAGTACGTACAACTTTTTTGAGATTCACCCTTTATTAATTAAGATGGGCTTGATTCAAAAGGATGAATACCAGATTAAAGCCACTTCTGCAACTATACCCCGGCTTGTTTTATCTACTCAAAATAGTAAATACGATAAAAGTACCCTGTGGAAGATTGACGAAAAAAACTATGCAGATATAGTAAGGCACGACCCACTTATCAATCTCCTTACATCAAGCTTTAAAAAGTTTGTCCCTCCACTAGTAAAGATAATTGAAGGAGACTTGAAGCTATAAAAAACTCCGATTACCATAGGTAATCGGAGTTTTTTATAAGGGGGTGTAAAATTTATTCAATGGGCAATTGCCTTTTAAAAGTTTCTTCTAACGAAATTATTGTTTCTGTTGAAGAGATACCGGTGATAGATTGCAGATTGTCGTGCAACATGCTTTTAAGGTGTTCGTTGTTACGGGCATAAATCTTAATGAATATGGCATACTGGCCCGTTGTATAATGGCACTCTACAATCTGAGGTATTTCCTCCAGCATCTCAACTACCTTATTAAACAAACTGGCCTTTTTTAAAAAAATACCCATAAAAGCGCAGGTGTGGTAGCCTATTTTGCCCGGATTGATGATGAACTCTGATCCTTTTATCACCTCTAAGTTAATAAGCCGTTGAATACGTTGATGTATGGCAGCTCCGGAAACATTGCATTCGCGTGCTACTTCCAAAAACGGTATCCGTGCATTTTTAGTAATAAGTGATAAAATTTTTTTATCTAAACTATCAATTGGTGATTTATCCATGATATATAAGCAGTATGGTT includes these proteins:
- a CDS encoding Lrp/AsnC ligand binding domain-containing protein, with the protein product MDKSPIDSLDKKILSLITKNARIPFLEVARECNVSGAAIHQRIQRLINLEVIKGSEFIINPGKIGYHTCAFMGIFLKKASLFNKVVEMLEEIPQIVECHYTTGQYAIFIKIYARNNEHLKSMLHDNLQSITGISSTETIISLEETFKRQLPIE
- a CDS encoding bifunctional metallophosphatase/5'-nucleotidase, with the protein product MNKDRRRFLKTMALSSVAGLLGLPACRVGNEKQAVLTVLHTNDLHSHIDPFPDNKGKYAGKGGFARRFALIKQVRRANPNVLLLDSGDIFQGTPYFNFYGGELEIKLMSDMQYDASTLGNHEFDNGSAHLAEQIKKAKFPFINSNYNFKNSPLNGLISPYKIFKKGPLKIGVIGLGIELDGLVTPQNFLGTEYLDAISTGDKTAELLKKAEKCHLIIALSHLGYRYKNDKISDVVVAKNTKYIDVILGGHTHTFMDEPVIIANKKNKEVIINQTGWGGINLGRMDFVFDQQKQDAKLLSHALL